Proteins encoded by one window of Xyrauchen texanus isolate HMW12.3.18 chromosome 24, RBS_HiC_50CHRs, whole genome shotgun sequence:
- the LOC127617520 gene encoding transcription factor atoh7-like, producing the protein MKPHKPSCADSGSESDSRDPEKFESSVRRRMAANARERKRMQGLNTAFDHLREVVPQWGQDQKLSKYETLQMALSYIMALNQILTDANRHTAPQKDWLNLQIEGLQPETYSCFMQYNSPMENDCMHSSSLYHYEST; encoded by the coding sequence ATGAAACCCCACAAACCAAGCTGTGCAGATTCTGGCTCTGAGTCTGATTCCAGAGATCCAGAGAAGTTTGAGAGTTCAGTAAGGCGAAGGATGGCGGCCAATGCTCGTGAGAGGAAGAGGATGCAGGGCTTGAACACGGCATTCGATCATTTGCGTGAAGTTGTTCCTCAATGGGGCCAGGACCAAAAACTCTCTAAGTACGAAACTCTGCAGATGGCCCTGAGCTACATCATGGCCCTCAATCAGATCCTGACTGATGCCAACAGACACACAGCTCCTCAAAAGGACTGGTTAAATTTACAGATTGAAGGCCTACAACCAGAGACCTATTCTTGCTTTATGCAGTATAACTCGCCCATGGAAAATGACTGCATGCATTCGTCCTCCTTATACCACTACGAAAGTACCTAA